A single Phoenix dactylifera cultivar Barhee BC4 chromosome 1, palm_55x_up_171113_PBpolish2nd_filt_p, whole genome shotgun sequence DNA region contains:
- the LOC120110162 gene encoding eukaryotic translation initiation factor 5B-like, whose translation MEGFGGSGFNYVSAVMKKQRSATSRRPRPEVQLIMENQDMSYSLNNSRKNSPDENGESDAGFRRKEFYVNNRLPRRSSVNKTRDKTSSKKVKRDDKTSGGFDDGCYGSGCSEGENGPDLKHCSESALTPGNWKSSDKTKESFEMQSKSPDGCLGRSGDGHDMHRPEGAQSVSAENKLRKVKLKVGGVTHTIHARSNLEAGNGGSSTKPPRSSDAFRHYQKLSPQDISNGHSQEKGNGFQGDAWKDSSGLRFSRGAKDVSLREGIPGKQTDKFHGISSSEPLRRSKRLPKRHVRDGAFDDGEEDAEICYLEKLKSSKASADQIAEFEDTREDGVKNQKIAKLSKKRNTPCELDENYAISRSNKESRKMPRSGRESNDVDYIEEEEPGSAGGPEAKRKKEKTSVDSPPDVRTEPLTTRQRALQSWKRGNDESVIEFPNGLPPAPSRKQKEKLSEVEIQAKKAEAAQRRRLQVEKAARESEADAIRKILGLDSDKRKEEKKQKEREEKAAKSQELALNNIRWIMGPTGTVVTFPEDVGLPCIFSSKPCSYPPPREKCAGPSCTNEYKYRDSKSKLPLCSLQCYRAVQGNA comes from the exons ATGGAGGGCTTTGGAGGCTCTGGATTCAATTATGTGAGTGCTGTAATGAAGAAGCAGAGGAGTGCTACTTCAAGGCGGCCTCGGCCTGAGGTACAACTGATTATGGAGAATCAGGATATGTCATATTCTTTAAACAATTCAAGAAAAAATTCTCCTGATGAGAATGGAGAAAGTGATGCTGGATTCCGGAGGAAAGAGTTTTATGTAAACAACCGTCTTCCAAGGAGGTCATCTGTTAACAAAACTAGAGATAAAACATCTTCAAAGAAGGTTAAGAGGGATGACAAGACATCTGGGGGTTTTGATGATGGTTGCTATGGAAGTGGTTGTTCAGAAGGTGAGAATGGACCTGATTTGAAGCATTGCAGTGAAAGTGCACTCACTCCAGGTAACTGGAAAAGCTCAGATAAAACTAAAGAGAGCTTTGAAATGCAGTCAAAATCCCCAGATGGCTGCCTGGGCAGGAGTGGTGATGGTCATGATATGCATCGGCCCGAGGGAGCTCAAAGTGTATCGGCTGAGAACAAGCTGAGAAAGGTGAAACTCAAAGTTGGTGGAGTCACACACACGATACATGCAAGATCCAATTTGGAGGCTGGTAATGGTGGCTCTTCTACAAAGCCTCCACGTTCTTCTGATGCTTTTCGGCATTATCAAAAGCTTAGCCCTCAG GATATCTCTAATGGTCATTCACAAGAAAAGGGGAATGGCTTTCAAGGAGATGCATGGAAGGATTCCAGTGGATTAAGATTTTCTCGTGGGGCAAAGGATGTTTCTCTGAGAGAAGGCATACCAGGAAAGCAAACAGACAAGTTTCATGGTATATCTTCTTCTGAACCTCTTCGTAGAAGCAAGAGGCTGCCTAAGAGACATGTTAGGGATGGTGCATTTGATGATGGTGAGGAAGATGCCGAGATCTGTTACCTTGAGAAGCTTAAAAGTTCCAAGGCTTCTGCAGATCAAATTGCAGAGTTTGAAGATACCAGGGAGGATGGTGTCAAGAATCAGAAAATTGCCAAACTTTCAAAAAAGAGGAATACACCATGTGAGTTGGATGAGAACTATGCTATATCACGATCAAACAAGGAGAGCAGGAAAATGCCAAGATCAGGAAGGGAATCTAATGATGTAGATTATATTGAAGAGGAAGAACCTGGTTCTGCTGGTGGCCCTGAGgccaagagaaagaaagagaagacatCCGTAGACTCACCACCTGATGTCAGAACTGAGCCTCTTACGACACGCCAACGTGCGCTTCAATCTTGGAAACGTGGCAATGACGAGAGTGTGATTGAGTTCCCAAATGGGTTGCCCCCTGCTCCTTCAAGAA AGCAAAAGGAGAAGCTTTCAGAAGTAGAGATACAAGCAAAGAAAGCAGAAGCTGCTCAGAGACGTAGATTGCAAGTAGAGAAGGCAGCTCGAGAATCTGAG GCTGATGCAATCAGGAAAATACTGGGCCTGGATTCtgacaagaggaaggaggaaaagAAGCAGAAAGAGCGAGAAGAAAAGGCTGCTAAATCACAGGAATTAGCATTAAACAACATCAGATGGATCATGGGACCAACTGGCACAGTTGTTACATTCCCTGAAGATGTGGGCCTGCCGTGTATATTCAGCTCGAAGCCGTGCAG TTACCCACCTCCACGAGAGAAGTGTGCTGGCCCGTCATGTACAAATGAATACAAATACCGGGATTCAAAGTCTAAACTTCCATTGTGCAGTCTGCAGTGTTATAGAGCAGTTCAAGGAAATGCTTAA